Genomic DNA from Peribacillus simplex:
ACGCAGTACATTTAGAACGATACACATCTTTTAGTAGGTCGAGCCGTTTCTCAAAATCAGTGTTTTCTAGGTATACAGCCATTGTACTTTGAGCAAATGGATGGTCTAGATCTTTTTTAAACCACTCGAAAGCCTTAATGAATTCACTTTCTCCTGCTATCCATCCAATCCGCATTCCTGGCGCAACAACCTTGGATAATGACCCAAGTTGGAGGACTCGCCCGCATTTATCCATAGATTTTATTGGCACCGGATTTTTATCGAAGGATAATTCCCCGTATGCATCATCCTCTATAATGAGGAAGTCAAACTCGATGGAAAGCTCCAATAAATGCTTCCGGCGCTCAATTGTCATGGTCGTCCCAGTTGGATTTTGAAAGGTTGGGATTGTATATAGAAAACGCGGGAGGGTTAGACCTGTACGTTTCCTCTCATCCAGCATTTCTTTTAATCGGTACGTTTGTAGTCCCTGTTCATCTATCGGTATACTAATAATCTGCTTCGTATAGTTTTGAAAAATCTCTAAAGCTTCCATATAGGTGGGAGACTCTACCACTACGACCGCTTTATCATCAAGAAGAATGCGGGCAATAAGATCAATCCCCTGGCAAGCTCCTGATGTAATCAAAAGCTGATCTTCCAAAATGCAAATTCCACGCTCTCCCAATCTTTTTCGGATTTGATGCTTAAGTCTTGCAATTCGTGGACTCCCGATATAATGGAGCGGCAAATCCTGCTCCTCATCAAGAAGTCTGGCTACAGCTACCTTGAGATCCTCGGCAGGAACGAGAGCAGGATCAGGATAGCCTGAACTCAAGCGAATGCAACCATCTGGCAAATCTGGCATCCATGCACCGGGCGGATCATTCTTAAGTGCCGCTTTAATGTTCTCAGAAAAAAAAGATTCAACTTTCACTCAACCATACACCTTTCCGTCAATCAAACCCGATTGATTCTCGCGATTTTTGAAGATAGCTGCTTATTTCATGATGCACGCAGATAGTCATTCTTTTGTAAAAAAAACTGAAATTAATTTTAAACTTTCGTCTGATGAGAGACAACAAAGCCTCTTTTAGGAAATTCCGGAGTCTCTTTTACACAGAACTCTTTTGGCCGCTCCAATGGAATAGGAGCCATTTTCTTTAAAACTCATGTGTATAGATGAAGTGGTTTTTGCCTATCAGTACCTGTAAAGCTGATAAAAGATCCTAAAAAGTGAAGAAAGGCAGATCGTCCGCCTTTCTTCACTTTTTATGCAGCTCATTCCATTTCTTAACCAAACGCTTCGGTGCCGCACGTAAATAGGCTTCTTTAATTAGATAGGTTAATTCATCCCAGTCTCCCCTATCCG
This window encodes:
- a CDS encoding PLP-dependent aminotransferase family protein, which translates into the protein MKVESFFSENIKAALKNDPPGAWMPDLPDGCIRLSSGYPDPALVPAEDLKVAVARLLDEEQDLPLHYIGSPRIARLKHQIRKRLGERGICILEDQLLITSGACQGIDLIARILLDDKAVVVVESPTYMEALEIFQNYTKQIISIPIDEQGLQTYRLKEMLDERKRTGLTLPRFLYTIPTFQNPTGTTMTIERRKHLLELSIEFDFLIIEDDAYGELSFDKNPVPIKSMDKCGRVLQLGSLSKVVAPGMRIGWIAGESEFIKAFEWFKKDLDHPFAQSTMAVYLENTDFEKRLDLLKDVYRSKCTALIRAMKQFLPESVSWYVPDGGYFVWMRVPGVDTSHLLSQALAEGVSYVPGKYFFLDQNDGTEFLRLSFSYANEKEIDEGIRRLGQLIASFFIDSPEGL